A region of the Ranitomeya imitator isolate aRanImi1 chromosome 5, aRanImi1.pri, whole genome shotgun sequence genome:
gtgcctgccgggggtctatgcgggcctgccagggatctgtgccagttgccgggggtctgtgcgggctgccgggggtcggtGCGGggatgccagggctctgtgcgagctgctgggggtctgtgcgggttgctgggggtctgtacgggcctgccggggctctgtgtgggctgccggggctctgttcgggctgccgggggtctatgcgtgcatggtaaaatttctcacacagcaatgccaaaagtgagattagggactattttttttactgcggcggaggaatacagtgtggaaggataccttcctcctgtcattgtgttcctggagcccctggagagcggtcacatcagctgatgctgccattctccacgggagatcgttgtgggacactcgtagatttctgcggacagggagtatattggttgtttattattttaatattttttacagatgacactggcttcagggatcaaaatgacaagtaatggtgagtatgtactctatgtttaatgtactgtatgtctgtatgtatgtattgtatgtaatgtatgaatgtactgtatgtagtatgtatgtatgtagtatgtagtatatatgttgtttttttctttcaacacattACCCAGATGATGGgagtactactgtcccatcattggctaatgtgtcaatcactgtcactgtagcaggcatcatcagatgggacttgtagtcccattggacgatgcctgcagacacgcacagagccccggcagtccgcacagagccccggcagtccgcacagagccccggcagcccgcatagagccccggcagaccgcacagagccccggcaggcttgtacagagtcccggcagcccgcacagagccccggcagcctgcacagagccccggcagcccgcacagagccaaagcagccggcacagagccccggcaggccccacagacccccggcaggcccgcacagagccagcccgcacacacagacacgctcaGTGTCCGCCtatgcactgcccacactcttcccccctccagaacaggatgtagaaggacagaaagggcttatttacattccgatatttgtgttctattgacttgcattggtatcggatatcggtatatgcgatatccgatattttttggatatcggccgatccaatccgataccgatacttctggatattggaaggtatcgctcaacactagtgacaagatgtattgcaaagtttcttttttttctgtgcagtTTTCATCTGTAGAAAATAAAATATTTAAGCTTTAAACTTTATTTTACTAAATTTTAAAAGcatctttacttttttctttaaaGTACTACTTTTACTAGGTATTGTTCTCTAGAAAATGGTTGTTTTATGCTTTAAAACTCCTtcatatgtggatgggcaatattgcTGATAGAGATGTTCCGCCAATGTGTTACTTCCAACTACCATGGCTTTGTTTTCTTTATTCATGAAGTTCCAAAGGTGAAGAGCATAAGAATTATTAAAAGATGGAAAATTTTCCCAGACCTCAAAGTACCTCTTCCATGATGaaaacaaaatgggatagaacCGTTCAGGATGAAAGTAGGAGACATTTGCACATTTAACATGAGCCACAGATGTAAAATTGGGAACACCACAATGATTGTTCACAACACGTGTGAAAACTCCAGGTCCTTGGTGTCCCCATACTTCTCCTCTATAATTCTGTACAAAATTTTCCATAAACTCCCATGATAATTTATGATGTGGAGAGAGACCAAAAACACTACTGCTGGTTGTTGTGAAGGTTTCTGCAGCTAAAAAATTGTCTTCAGGAATTGCTCGTATTGAGATGACATCAGTATCCATGTAAATGCCTCCATACTTCCACATCATGGCAAATCTGCAGGCATCCGATTTAACATGTGTCCAGTAGACTTCTCGGGTGAGGTCTATCTATggataaaaaaatagaaatttattgaagaatataaaaaaaagtgaaaagctTTTTCATTTTTCGTATTCAAATCAGCTGATATTTCAGCTTGTTGCTCAGTGGGAGTAGCAGTTGTACGGTCATTTTACCTGAATATGATTTATAAGGGTCTTTAGTGTCCGCTATCTCCATCTTGGAGATTTTTTTACATTCTGAAATACTAGTTTTTATTTTGGTGCAAGTATTAGGAGAGACAAACTGCAGCTTTCTAATGAAGTGGTTTCAGAAGTTGCTCTCTCAAGGACACGTGAATACAGTTTTTTTCTCTTCTCTGTACTACAGATGATAAAATTCTAATCTCATCATATGAAATGGCTAAAATTGCCAACTCCTATAAATTATTATCTGTACGATTTATCTTTCATTAAATTCCTCTTCGTTCTGAGAAAGGAGGCCATTTCAGAGTTGGCTGGCTTCCTAAGCAAAAAACATGATTTTACAAGCTGTTTGCTATAGAACATGCTGGCCAAATATCTGGATCTGGGCAGTTTCAGTGCCTTTAATGCTGCAGAGAAAAAACTATCTTTGCATTTGGAATGTGGGAGCAGTTCAGACTAGAAGTTCAGCCATTGTGCTGGCTCGAACTGGCTAACTTAGGACCACACCACCCCCTAGCAAGCAGGAAATTGGTAGGACAGGTGAAAGCAGGTATCAGGATGCAGTATCGGAggtagagcaagggttaacagtggGATCTAATATAACAGCGGTACTCCACAGAGGGAGAAGATAAATGGAGGGAAGGATGATAACGCTATGTTTGATTAACTTAGGGGTAACAGTTGTATGAAACGGTAGGGGAGAGTTCACAGGTATCAATCTTATCAGTCTGGTGTCCATGAGGAGCAGTCACTGCTATGATGGCAATGGCGTTCCAGTTTGAACGCTTGAAGAATCCGGTGTCATCCTGGTCCGAAAGGGGTCCTAGGTCCCGATGTCGATGGTGGTCCTGGGATGTCTGGTCGTGGGTCCTGGATCCAAGAGGAGATATGTTGGAGAGGGGTTAGTACTTTCTTTTTAAGCACCGATACAGCACTGGAGTATGCGGGAGCAAATCTGGCAGCCTTACTCAGTCTGCGGCCTGGTTGTCCCATCTTGTAGTGCACCCCCTGTAGTATGGTCATAAGGAGGAATCAGTCATGCTCAGTAGCGTTACGGGAGTTGGAACAGTCGGGGATTTCAGGAAGTGTCTCTGCCTATAGTGTCTGGTAAGCCTCCATGGGCCCCTTTGGCTTGGGCCTGCTGTGTTCTGACTGCACAGCACGAGACCACTGatgctcagcctctgcacactacagCTTCCTGTCACCACTCTTCCTGTTCCCGCGCACTGTCACCCATTTTATGCTCTCCATGCCCCTTGGTCTTAAGTTCAAAGGTCTGTCTGGAGAACTAAACTCTCCTCCCTGCAACTCGGGTGACAGCACCGATAGTTCCAGATTCGTCCCGGACAAGGCACGCCAAGGCCAGCTCTCCTCCCTACACAGGGATGAATATGCTTGGAGATTGGAGCTTGAGATAACCCCTTTAGTATACGACCAGTTTAAAGGACCCAAGTCTAGATTCATGATAAATTTGGAACTCTCATAAAAAAGAGAAGAGTCATTATATTTACTTCATTCTGTTAAACTGGAATACCAACACCTTTGCTAAATTCAATGAATGAATAGGTGGCTTCTGTTTTTTTTCGAATGGGGTATTGGGTCTCCCACTTGCCAATTATAAAACTAATATAGTTAAAACctaacttttgccacaaaaaacagatTTTGTATCATTATATTCATATGAAAGAGTTCATTCTGGCTTGAAAATCTGAAAACAATTGAAATCTGCATGGGGAGGGAACTTTGAGAAACTCATTGTtatggctggcggaatgcacccagTAAATATATGAGTTggtttaggtgcgttcgcagcccggggtccaccgtgcaggagagaagcctGCTGCTAGAGAAATGACAgccctatatggtggtacaatgtcagATTAGACACGAGTTCCGTTACTCGGTCAGTATCAGCACGaaccctgttacttcacagagtcgtgaaataattagtgggactaaaaccctaactagggttgtgcttgctcttgaACTCTTCTGTGcttaccgcacacatgaaggaaccagatgctaatccAAGCGATtatttgcccccactgatgctagctgcctgcctatgtaaTTTCCCACAGCTAACGGACACTCTCCACGTGTAGCCTGAGTGCCAGAGTATTACTGGCGACAAGcacaaaacacaaatgatactagtgcatggccgtgcagccatgcaaaccttttatagctgcagcaacttcaggaccttcatagaggaccaatgggagctgctacgggACCTGAGCGtgcgacccctgacctccaatgagaggtcctcctttgggcatgctcagaaggggaaaagcacgaCAGtctcagagacgtctgctcgccactgaccagtactggctacaatggctgagcctggaagagcagcagtaaccaagcgcagagtatctgccctagccagatgctgggaccgacgtctccgctgagcagactccactgtggctggagaagaatgggggaccgcagcggagttggtttgagattccccctgtgcagcggcgggaactcgacacttaacacTCATTCACAGATAAATCATTATAAATTGAAGCAGATTTACCGTACAGAATTCATTATGTAATTCTGACATATCAGAATGCTACCCaagtgaagaaagaaaaatagacaGCATCAACTGTTTTGGGAGAAAACACAGCACTTACCTGTTAAAGAATTATTGTCAAGTTTAAAAGTTATCCTCTAGATATAGTATAGGAGGTAACTTCCTGATCGCCAGGGGTCCAACTGCTAGAACCACTCATGCACACTGCCAGTCCATTCATTCTTGATGAGCCTGCAGGCGATAGCCAAGTGGTGTGCTTGGCTGGTCGTCTTTGGCACTATCAAGAGAATGAATGAAGAAGAAGAGGTGTACATTAATCGATCTCTACTTCATTGATACAGGCTCTTAAGAGCCCCTTTTTCTTAGGATTGGAGGGATCCTAGTGATCAACCTCCAGTGATCAGGAAGTTATTTCCTAACCCATCCTATTCTTTGATACCGTTCTTACAATAGCGATATCTTTTTTTATTTATCCATAAATCCATACAATATCCATATCCATTGATATAGCAAAATGAGGGCTTGTTTTGCAGAATGAGTAATAATTTAGAAAAACATCTGTCAAATCATCATATAGAGTGCTGAGAAtgtgaaaaaaattctaagtgtggtggAAAAACTCAATTCCACCATAGCTTTTTTTTCTTACAACATTCATTATGCAGTAAAAGCATGATTGTTTAGGTGAATATGATTGTCTCTACCAAACTTATTGATTTCCTTCATAATTTAGTAGCTAAAAAAGCTCAGAACTTATCACTTAAGCTGAGCTCACAGCTACTGTGCCCGCACGATTGCTATGAAGTTATCTGGATCATGATGCACAGTTACATcaaatgttgtgaaggggttaaaactagaAACATATAAAAGTTGAATCAACCCCATTTTATCCTgaccaaaaataaagaaataataatataaaaataaacatttttggaGTTGTTACTTCTCTTAATGTCCAATCCATGATAATCAACATGTTGCAGGTACCTCAAATTGGTATCAATTAAAATACCAGCTCACCAACCATGCAAAAAGTAAGCGTTCAAACAAGTCCATAAACTGACAAATAAAAAAATACCACAATACTGCCTGAGAAATGGTAAATATCTGGACAAAGAAGTAAACATTAATGTCTGAATATAATATACTGTATGAATGGAATTGATTGTAGCATTTAAGGAGTTAAATAGCCAGGGGATGTGCCAATACCATTTTGAAGGCAAGGAGAGGGAAGGGGTTCACGTTTATCCTACTCTCCAtgctgagtgcttacactggggtttctatATAAATCTCTTTAAtatgggattaaagggaacctgttacctgaatttgacgggaccggttttgggtcatatgggcgccttgcgcaggcgtgtactacggaggacagagaattaacttcaatccaatatttcggccagcatgcagccagcgggtaaggaaagggtgaatcaaacacccgaaaactccgcccatatgacccaaaaccggtcccgccaaattcaggtgacaggttccctttaagacagaaCTCTCAGGGGAAGATTGCCTATGAGTCAGATGAAGACACTTTTCATCTCTGGCCTATGATCTGGCActgtctataatcactataatatgACGCTTCTTCCTTCCTGAGTTTTCCACTATGACAGAaaagtatttcccgattacatgtaggggatTGTCACACTCAGGAGAAAATGCTCAACAAGCTGCAAAGTCTATTTTTTTTCTATTAGtgcttataaaaattataaaacttggagctaaaacaacatttttaccGTTAAAAAAGgaatattctttcttcaccacccaacatgttcactgcactcctagatgaattcactaAGGTGTATAGATTGTAAAATGTTATAAGTTCTGGGGGTTCGGCTTTTTTGTCAGCTGAGggtctctgccaatgtgatatgaagccctcagaccattccagcaaaatcttcccttctgagatttgcactgtgcctcaggagtagttttcaaccacatgtgGGGCtttggcatactcaggaaaaattgtgcaaCAAGTTCTACAGTGACTTTCGAAACAAGTATTCACCCCCCATGGCATTTTTCAAATTTGTCAATCTGGAATTTCACTTTTGGTTTTGAAAGATTGAATCCGATTATGTAAAGAACATACCTACAACTCCGatcatttgattttctttttattgtgaagcaaacaacaaataggacaagatAACTGAAAACCTCAGTGCACATAAGTATTaaacccctaaagtcagtactttctaaaacctccttttgcggcaattacacctGCAAGTTGCATTGGATAAGTCTCTCTgagatttccacatcttgccactgggattcttGCCCATTCCTTTGGGCAAAACCGCTCCAGCTCTTTCAAATTACGGTAGATGTTTTTTTTCTGGTTAACAGCAATCTTCAaaactgaccacagattctcagttaGAATAAGGTCAAGGCTTTGACTAATCACGCGAAAACATTTtcgtgtttccccttaaaccactagaGTGTTGCTTTAGTAAAATATAATAAAACTGCAATGCTCATATGATGTAAAAGCCCTACTTAAATGCCATTGtctgagattgacagtggcatttaagtgaTTAAATAGCAGTGACTATATCTAGCTGCTATAAAGCTGGCAAATGTTTTGCATGGAGCGAGCTCAACTAATCCTTACAATGAAGGGGCCAAAGCTTTGGGATATCTCTGTGTCTCATTTATAGTCTTTCAAAAGCATTCGGTGGGCTAACTGCAGCTTCGCTTTTGTGAATACTTGttattaacattttatttccatatAACGTGGCTTACCTTCTCATACCAAGCCAGAAATGGTGTATTGGCAAATAATTTCTCCAATCTCagaggtaaaaaatatatattcttataggACGAAAGGGTTGGGTAGTGTTGCCGAATTTTCATCACATCGTCTTCAATTATGTCATCTAGTCCTTTCATGAAGAAGACTACTATTCGGTCCGGATACACTCGAGCTGCTGATTCAATTGAGCATAAAACCAAGGATGGCTCATCCATTCTGTCTGTGGTTTCTACAAATAAGATATTATTTCCTTGCTGAAGAACATCCCATCCCTTGTTAATATTGTAGTTAATAGCTTTCTTTGCTTCTGAGAAATGAGATACAATAGAATTATGAATTAGGAAGTCTTGGATGTACATGCCTTTTTGTTTGATGATGCTTATGGTGAAAAAggttaaaaatgcgataaaaagcaAAATGGTAAGAATCCTTAGTTGTTTCAACATAGCTGTTATATCCTATAATACATGGGAAGAAATATGAGATAATTAGGCATGGTTATACTGGACTACTGCTGTTTCAAACAATCCTCCATTTGACCAAGGCTCTATGATAATAATGTACTACAAACTACACATATATCAACTCCAG
Encoded here:
- the LOC138680906 gene encoding alpha-1,4-N-acetylglucosaminyltransferase-like, with the translated sequence MLKQLRILTILLFIAFLTFFTISIIKQKGMYIQDFLIHNSIVSHFSEAKKAINYNINKGWDVLQQGNNILFVETTDRMDEPSLVLCSIESAARVYPDRIVVFFMKGLDDIIEDDVMKIRQHYPTLSSYKNIYFLPLRLEKLFANTPFLAWYEKIDLTREVYWTHVKSDACRFAMMWKYGGIYMDTDVISIRAIPEDNFLAAETFTTTSSSVFGLSPHHKLSWEFMENFVQNYRGEVWGHQGPGVFTRVVNNHCGVPNFTSVAHVKCANVSYFHPERFYPILFSSWKRYFEVWENFPSFNNSYALHLWNFMNKENKAMVVGSNTLAEHLYQQYCPSTYEGVLKHKTTIF